In Sceloporus undulatus isolate JIND9_A2432 ecotype Alabama chromosome 7, SceUnd_v1.1, whole genome shotgun sequence, one DNA window encodes the following:
- the MRTO4 gene encoding mRNA turnover protein 4 homolog, with protein MPKSKRDKKVSLTKTSKKGLQVKQNLIEELRKCVDTYKRLFIFSVANMRNNKLKDVRNAWKHSRIFFGKNKVMMVALGRSPTDEYKDNLHQISKHLRGEVGLLFTNRTKEEVIDWFSRFKESDFARAGNKATFTVSLDKGPLEHFPHSMEPQLRQLGLPTALKKGVVTLIADHEVCKEGDVLTPEQARILKLFGYMMADFKVTIRSVWHAETGEFELLVEDDERDVEGMEEDKDDLDEEEEGD; from the exons ATGCCGAAATCGAAGCGAGACAAGAAAG TTTCCTTAACAAAAACCAGCAAGAAAGGTCTGCAAGTGAAACAGAACTTGATAGAAGAG TTACGGAAATGCGTGGACACCTACAAGCGCCTCTTCATCTTCTCCGTCGCCAACATGAGAAACAACAAACTCAAGGATGTGCGCAACGCCTGGAAGCACAGCAG GATATTCTTTGGGAAAAACAAAGTGATGATGGTGGCGTTGGGACGGAGTCCGACGGATGAATACAAAGATAACTTACACCAG aTTAGCAAGCATCTACGGGGCGAGGTGGGCCTCCTCTTCACAAACCGCACCAAAGAAGAAGTCATTGA CTGGTTCTCCCGTTTCAAAGAGTCGGACTTTGCCCGAGCCGGAAACAAAGCCACGTTCACCGTCAGCTTGGACAAGGGGCCCCTGGAACACTTTCCCCACTCCATGGAGCCTCAGTTGCGGCAGCTCGGACTCCCGACGGCACTGAAAAAAG GAGTGGTCACGCTGATCGCCGATCACGAAGTGTGCAAAGAAGGGGACGTCCTGACCCCCGAACAGGCTCGCATCCTA AAACTCTTTGGCTACATGATGGCGGACTTCAAGGTGACGATCCGGAGCGTGTGGCACGCCGAGACGGGAGAATTTGAGCTGCTAGTGGAAGATGATGAAAGAGACGtggaagggatggaggaggaCAAAGACGActtggatgaggaggaagagggcgaTTAA
- the LOC121936137 gene encoding aflatoxin B1 aldehyde reductase member 4-like produces the protein MNLLNLKPSWNLCTCSWALCSRPRVRVPPAAFAPRSRMAGQGRKVGTVLGTMEFGRRAPQEASGALLKAFLDRGYKELDTAYMYAGGESERILGVLLSGEDKAVKVATKANPWDGKTLKAESVCSQMEASLKRLQMESVDLFYLHAPDHETSVEETLAACDQLHKKGKFKELGLSNYASWEVAEIYSLCKANRWVLPTVYQGMYNATTRQIETELLPCLRHFGIRFYAYNPLAGGLLTGKYKYEDKDSNQQPSGRFFGNDWAKTYRDRYWKKHHFEGVALVEGALREAYSSNPPSLTSAALRWMYHHSKLQGDRGDAVIIGISNMEQLQQNLQYCEEGPLLPGVVEAFQKAWHLTAHDCPNYFR, from the exons ATGAATCTGCTTAATCTGAAGCCCAGTTGGAACCTTTGCACTTGCAGCTGGGCTCTCTGCTCCAGGCCTAGAGTTCGAGTCCCACCTGCAGCATTTGCACCCAGGTCCAGGATGGCAGGCCAAGGCAGGAAGGTGGGGACGGTGCTGGGGACCATGGAGTTTGGGAGGAGGGCCCCCCAAGAGGCCAGTGGGGCCCTGCTCAAGGCCTTCCTGGACCGAGGCTATAAGGAGCTGGACACTGCCTACATGTACGCCGGAGGGGAGTCCGAGAGGATCCTGGGAGTCCTCCTGTCCGGGGAGGACAAGGCCG TCAAAGTGGCCACGAAGGCGAATCCGTGGGACGGGAAAACCCTGAAGGCCGAGAGCGTTTGCTCCCAAATGGAGGCCTCCCTGAAAAGGTTGCAGATGGAGAGCGTGGACCTTTTCTACCTCCACGCTCCAGACCACGAAACCTCCGTGGAAGAGACCCTGGCGGCCTGTGACCAGCTCCACAAAAAG gGAAAATTTAAAGAGCTGGGTCTCTCCAACTATGCCTCTTGGGAAGTGGCCGAAATCTACTCTCTCTGCAAAGCCAACCGCTGGGTGCTGCCCACAGTCTACCAG GGCATGTACAATGCAACAACGCGCCAGATTGAGACCGAACTCCTGCCCTGCCTCAGGCATTTTGGGATCCGGTTCTATGCCTACAATCCCCTGGCAG GAGGACTTTTGACAGGGAAGTATAAGTACGAAGATAAAGACTCGAACCAGCAGCCGAGCGGCAGGTTTTTCGGCAACGACTGGGCCAAAACCTACCGGGACAG GTAttggaagaagcaccatttcgaAGGCGTCGCCTTGGTGGAAGGCGCTCTCCGCGAGGCGTACAGTTCGAATCCTCCCAGCCTGACCTCGGCCGCCCTGCGCTGGATGTATCATCACTCAAAGCTGCAG GGAGACCGTGGGGATGCTGTGATCATTGGGATTTCCAACATGGAGCAGCTGCAACAGAACCTCCAATATTGCGAAGAGGGCCCTCTCCTCCCGGGGGTTGTCGAAGCCTTCCAGAAAGCATGGCACCTCACTGCCCACGATTGTCCAAACTATTTCCGCTGA
- the LOC121936136 gene encoding aflatoxin B1 aldehyde reductase member 4-like has protein sequence MRGRKAWAHAQSVRVRLLRVLEEQVLCQELVSSSPACSQVKLCSTRSGMAAQCGQGARVRTVLGAMDFGRRASEETSEAMLKAFLARGHREVDTAHIYAKGESERILGDLLAKDPKTARSITVATKANPLETNNLKAETIRAQLEASLKRLQMKSVDIFYLHLPDHGTPIEESLAACNQLHKEGKFKELGLSNYSSWEVAEIRTLCKANNWVLPTVYQGMYNATTRQVETELLPCLRHFGMRFYAFNPLAGGFLTGRYKYEDKDSNQQPDSRFFGDQWAQVYMDRYWKKHHFEGLALVENALREAYGSNPPSLTSTALRWMYHHSKLQGDRGDAVIIGASKLEQLQENLKCCEEGPLLPGVVEAFEKAWHLTAHDCANYFR, from the exons ATGAGAGGCAGAAAGGCATGGGCGCATGCGCAGAGCGTGAGGGTGAGGTTACTTAGGGTACTAGAGGAGCAGGTGCTTTGCCAGGAGTTGGTGAGTTCGAGCCCCGCTTGCAGCCAAGTCAAGTTGTGCAGCACCAGAAGTGGGATGGCAGCACAGTGCGGACAGGGGGCCCGGGTGCGGACGGTGCTGGGGGCCATGGATTTCGGACGGAGGGCCAGCGAGGAGACCAGCGAGGCCATGCTCAAAGCTTTCCTGGCTCGTGGACATCGCGAGGTGGACACCGCACATATTTACGCCAAGGGCGAGTCGGAGCGGATCCTGGGCGACCTCCTGGCCAAGGACCCCAAGACGGCGAGAAGCA TCACAGTGGCCACGAAGGCGAATCCGTTGGAGACCAACAACCTGAAAGCCGAGACCATCCGCGCGCAACTGGAGGCCTCTCTCAAAAGGCTGCAGATGAAGAGCGTGGATATTTTCTACCTCCACCTTCCTGACCATGGGACCCCCATAGAAGAGTCCCTGGCGGCTTGCAACCAGCTGCACAAAGAG ggGAAGTTTAAGGAACTGGGCCTCTCCAACTACTCTTCTTGGGAGGTAGCAGAAATCCGCACCCTTTGCAAAGCCAACAACTGGGTGCTACCCACGGTTTACCAG gGCATGTACAACGCGACCACGCGCCAAGTCGAGACGGAGCTCCTTCCCTGCCTGCGGCACTTTGGGATGCGATTCTACGCCTTCAACCCTTTGGCCG GGGGATTTCTGACCGGGAGGTACAAGTACGAAGACAAAGATTCGAACCAGCAACCGGATAGCCGTTTTTTTGGCGATCAGTGGGCCCAAGTATACATGGACAG GTACTGGAAGAAGCACCACTTTGAAGGGTTGGCATTGGTAGAAAACGCTCTCCGCGAAGCCTACGGTTCGAATCCTCCCAGCCTCACCTCCACCGCCTTGCGCTGGATGTATCACCACTCAAAGCTGCAG GGAGACCGTGGGGATGCTGTGATCATTGGGGCTTCCAAACTGGAGCAGCTGCAAGAGAACCTCAAATGCTGTGAAGAGGGCCCTCTCCTCCCAGGAGTGGTCGAAGCCTTTGAGAAAGCCTGGCACCTCACAGCCCACGACTGCGCAAACTATTTCCGCTGA